The sequence ATGAGGGAGTAAATAACTATTTaagaattttgttttcttcttttcaaaGTGGTTTactcaaatatgcttcacaatttaataaaagataattttctcaaaacatcGAAATGAATTGTTTTCACcaagaaattatataaaaagaaaaagaccaaaaaaaatttcattaaaaagtgAAAGATTCTTCCATCTTGTAACTGTacatacataaaaataattattttaataaaaataagtttttcaATATTCTTAAATAATGTGTTTTgtcaatccaaatttttttaattaatttttcgatttttttcaaaaaaaaattttcaaattttttttctttcaaatttttgttttgaatccGAAAAATTCTTTCCAAAActatttgtaaaaattattttaacttttaactattagttttaaaaaaaacctaaaccacaccctttaattttaaaattttttgatgTCAtcctataaattttttttttagcaaactAACCAATGATTGATTTACACGTCTATGGACAAAattaatctatatttttatgttatatatttttataatggattctggcaaaaagaaaaaagaagttgGTGGCGGTCAGAGTAAAAAATCTCTGGCGGTATACTTCAAACCGGAACAGTGAAGCGGTAAAATGAAAAAGATTTGGCGCGACTGAATACGACGTCGTTGAAACGAAAACCCTCAAGCGGTAGAACTCTCTAACCTGTCGAGAGTCTCCTCATGCCTTAGTCTGTGCGGCGTCTGGAACGAGAGAAACCACCAGAGCACAGGAGAGAAACCAAGGAGATAGATATAGGCTTCCCTCTACAATCTCTTCAATCTCTAGAAGAAGGTATCTTCCTCAATCCAACGCTTACCCTCCCAAATTTGAATCCGATTCAGCTCAATTTTCATCATCATCCAGAAATTAGGGTTTCGTGTACGGATTTGGGGATTTTTCGATTTGTGTTGTTATCCAGTTATGTCTTCATCTAATCATGATGTAGTGAAACATGCGCGTTAGTTACGATGCTTGTAGTCGTGTAATGTTGTTTGTGTGTCTTTCATTTTTGGAAACCTCTgacatttttgttgttgttttgcttCTTGTTCAGACGTTGTTCCATCCAGACATGGATACCGAAACTGTTTCAAACGCTGTGATAGAGAATGAGTGTGTAGAGGACAGCGATGATGATAAGCCTATCGGGTTCAAGAGGACAAGTGGTGTTGTTTCTAATTCGAATCAGTCAAAATCCAATACTCAGAGAAACAATGCAGTGTCTCCTTTGAAGTCTCCTGTGACGACCCCTAATGGAACCACTCCTTCCAATAAAACTTCTGCTATGACATCTTCTTCTAAAGCTTCACCAGCAAAGTCATCGTTGCAGAATGAAGAGGACAGCGATGATGACAAGCCTATCGTGTTCAAGAGGACTAGTGTTGCATCTAATTCAAAATCCAGTACTCAGAAGAGCAACGCAGTGTCTTCCACCAAGGTGTTACCTTTGAAGTCTCCTGTGACTGGCCCAAATGGTACCACTCCTTTGAATAAAACTTCTTCTTCTAAAGCTTCACCAGCAAAGCCACCATTGAGGAATGATACTACGCCCTCTGCTGTTAAGGGTAAGAGCCAGTTAAAGAATGATCAGTCTGAATGTAAAAGCGAGCGTGAGGATTCGGAGGATGAGAGACCTTTAAGTTCTATACTATCTGGGAACTCCAGTCGCTCAAATAAAGGGCCAGCCTCTTCGAAGCAGGTTTCTTCACCGCAGCCAGAGAAAAAGAATACTGCCGGTCGACCTCTTGGTGGAGCAAATAGAGTCGTAAAAGACGAGTCAGATGATGAAAAACCAATCTCGTCAGTGTTCCAAAAGAAGACTGGCAGTAGTGGGATGTCAGGTAGCAAAAAGGTCTCCAGTGATGAAAAGAAACCTTTGACGAAAAAGCTGCATCAGAATGGTTCTGCAGTTAAGAGCGAAGTGCCGGATTGTAAAGTCTCAGGTAAGAGACCTCTGGAGAAGAATCATCCTGCAAATGAATCTTCCTTGAAGAAGCCCAAGGTCTCAGCTTCAAGTACATCAGGGAAGATGAAACAAGAATCTGTTAAAACAGAGAGTTCTGCTGATAAGGGAAGGGTTTTGGTTTCACCTACAGCCAAGAGAGCGAAACCAGTATCTACCAAGGAAGATGTCTCTGATGACGATGACGATGTTCCAATATCCAAGAGACTCAAATCAGAGTCCTCCAGCAGTAAAGTATCAGCTGCAAAGCCTAAAGCAGTAAAAGGAAGTTCTACATCAGCTGCAAAGACGAAAGTAACAAAAGTGGTTTCTCCTCCGTCCAGGTCCAGGACAGTGAACAAAAACTCCAAGAAAGTAACGAAGGATTCGAAATATTCCTCGTCTTCCAAATCTTCACCTTCCTCTAGTGATGGGCAAACGAAGTGGACGACCTTGGAGCACAACGGAGTAATTTTTCCGCCTCCGTATAAGCCGCACGGCATCAAGATTTTGTACAAGGGGAAGCCAGTCGACCTAACAATCGAACAAGAAGAGGTTATCCTCTCCACCCATACCCTCAATTATActgattatataaatattttgtggtTCATCTTAATATCCTGTGTGCTTTTCTTCTGTTATGCCAATAAGGCATTATCTTCCACGCTGACTATATGTCGATGATATGTAGGTTGCAACAATGTTTGCAGTGATGAAAGAGACGGACTATTACACTAAACCGCAATTTAGGGAGAATTTTTGGAATGACTGGCGAAAACTGCTTGGGAAGAAGCATGTGATACAGAAGTTAGATGATTGTGACTTCACTCCCATATATGAGTGGCatttgagagagaaagagaagaagaaacaaatgaGCACAGAGGTagttagaaatatatttttttcttgccGTGGTTTTCCTTGGTTCTGTTATTGTATTGCATTGGTGCCGCAGAACTGGTTTTCttattgttgattttttttaatctgaacAGGAGAAAAAAGCtttgaaagaagaaaaactgAAGCTAGAGGAGAAATATATGTGGGCTGTTGTTGACGGTGTAAAAGAGAAGGTGATTTCCCCATAGCGTTGTCATTGTTCCCAAGTCAGAGTTCCTTGCTCAGACTTCTGTTTATCTTTCAGGTTGGTAATTTCAGAGTTGAACCGCCTGGGCTCTTCAGAGGCCGTGGAGAGCATCCCAAGGTTATTCCCCTTTCTTAGAGACTTGTTTTTGTGATCATTATACCTTGAAGTTGTGGGTTTGGATGGCTTAAATTAAGGCATGGTCTATTCTGTTTTTTTCAGATGGGAAAATTAAAGAAGCGTATCCATCCATCTGATATCACCATGAATATTGGGAAAGGTGTTCCTGTTCCAGAATGTCCGATCCCTGGTGAAAAGTATTGTGTTTTTTCCCCATGGTTTTCCTCCAAAAGAAAAAAGCACTATATAATGATAATACTAAGCTATGAGAGATGTGATTCTGCAGATGGAAAGACGTAAAGCATGACAACACAGTCACGTGGCTAGCTTTCTGGAATGATCCCATTAACCCAAAAGAATTCAAGTATGTGTTTTTGGCAGCTAGCAGTGCCATGAAAGGGCTGAGCGACAAGGAGAAGTATGAGAAAGCCAGAAATCTCACGGTAAATCAATCAGCTTTCATTGTTTTTTGAAGCTTGTGCTTACGCTATTACTGTTTCTCTCTTTTAagcaacatatttttttctctaactgCAGAACCACATAGACAGTATAAGAGCAACTTACACGAAGAATTTCACATCCAAGGATGTTGCAAAGAAGCAAATTGCCGTTGCTACTTATCTCATTGATAAACTGGCACTCAGGGCTGGAAATGAGAAGGTAAATGttgatttaatattttgcaaattgaaaaaaaagaagatattcAGCAAATAATTGAAGCGTAACCTGAATGTTTTCTTAAGAAAGCTCATATTCTATCTCTTGATTTGTAGGATGATGATGAGGCAGACACTGTTGGTTGTTGTACATTGAAGGTTGGAAATGTGGAATGTATTCCTCCAAATCAAATAAAGGTATTAAATCAAATAAGTTGTTTTCATACAACGAGAAAGAATACGCTACTGAGGCAAAAAGACCTATTATCTCACTCATTTCTCCCTTTGCATCTCAGTTTGACTTTCTCGGTAAAGATTCAATCCGGTATGAGAACACAGTCGTGGTTGAGCCTCTTGTTTACAAGGCCATTGGACAATTCCAGGCTGGTGAGTTATGGACTGGACTTTGTATTTATCATACGTAATTTTTTCCGTGATTGAACCAACTAACTGGCTTTTTTGTTCCATTCAGGAAAATCCAAAGAGGATGATCTATTTGATGAGTTAGACACAAGCAAATTGAATGCTCATCTTAAAGAGCTTGTACCTGGTCTCACAGCTAAAGTGTTCCGTACATATAATGCTTCATTCACATTGGATGAACAGGTATGTTCACAGTCGTGTTCCCTTTTAATGTGTATTCATATTTCTCCATTTCCCTTAGAATTTTTCACTAACTATATTCTGTTTTAATGTGTGTTAACAGTTGAATGAAAAGATGGGAGCTGGAGATGTTACTCAGAAAGTAGTAGTTTATCAGCAAGCAAACAAGAAGGTAAGTGATTGTTCATTCTCCTGGTGATTTTAAGTTCTGTACATAACCTATGTGTCAGATTCATGAAATACTTACTCTTCAACACTATTTCAGGTTGCCATAATCTGTAATCATCAGCGTGCTGTTTCAAAGTCACACAGTGCACAAATCGAAAAACTGGATGCGAAATTGAAAGAACTCCAGGTAAACAGTTTTTTTCCTGTAAGCTTTTGATAactttttgaagtttcttctcGGTTCATTATATgccttctgtttttttttttgggtaattcCGCAGAATGGTCTTGGAGAGCTCAGAACCAATCTCAAGCGAGCTAAAGAGGGGAAACCACCAGTGGAAGGTTCTGATGGAAAGAAGCCAAGAAACTTAGATCCAAACGCGTAACATAAACCTCCCCTCTTTACTTGTGGACAGATTTGTCTAGATATCTATTTCTGTCTTTAAACATTTACGCCCTGCCCCTGTGAATGATGTAATAATGCAGGTGGGAGAAGAAGATAGCTCAACAGGAAGTAAAGATAGAGAAGATGAAACGAGACATGCAAACAAAAGAGGACTTGAAAACAGTGGCGCTTGGCACGTCTAAGATAAATTACCTGGATCCTAGGATAACGGTGGCATGGTGCAAACGTAATGAAGTACCAATCGAAAAGGTAAAAGCTTTTCTTAAACTCTCAAATATGTCCTCTTCTGTCCTtgctaaaaaaaacttaaatcttGTTTTCATTGTGGTAGATATTCACCAAGTCTCTACTGGAGAAGTTTTCATGGGCAATGGATGCAGAACCAAGCTTCAGATTCTAGTTATTGCTGGAGGTAAAGAGAAGCTTTCTGAGTTGGGGCAAGTATGGTTGTGAAAGGCATTGGAGAGCAAAGGAAGTGAATAAGATTAAGAGCAAAGAGGAAAAACCGGCctttgttttagatatttatacccaaaaaaaaaaactcaagctgttgttaattttaattacgtaactttcatttttaccattttCACCGTGACTTGAATGTTATGTTACTTTTTTAGATGATAGAAAATTTGATGaaaatagtttttgtttttgcataATTACTTATGATTTTGTTCGAAATTGAGTAGGTTTGTTTCTCTTTCATAATAATGAATTTACATTAAGAAGCTTTGAAAATGAGCtccaaaaaggtaaaaaaataataatttaccgTATTTGACTTTAACCGAAGGAACATAAGAAGGATAAAAAAAGGTTAGATTGGGCTATATTTGTTTGGCCCTCACAACATCGCGCGGATCCAAATCCAGATCATaccaaggaagaagaagaagagacgcACCATCTTCCATCTCCAAGAGGGAGCTTTCATTTGAATCTGTGAGATCTCAGACACTTTCTCATCTGGCTGCCCAAGGGTGGCTTTAACTGTTGTCGATTAGAATCACGtgtgattaattaattaatcttgGCCTGCAGGAATTGAGATGGGATTCCTAATAACAAGCCTAATCTTCGTGGTCGTTGGGATAATTGCTTCTTTGTGCGTTCGAATCTGCTTCGCTAGAGGCCCTTCCACAAATCTGTATGTTCCTTTCCTTTCCTCCTCCTCTTTTGATTTTGCATTtgtcaatgttaacttgattgATTGATGCATCAAAATATTAGATTGGTTTCCCAGAATTTGGTGTCACGTGAAAGATCAAATAGTGTAATCTAGAATTGGTATTATGAATTATAAAATGATTCATTGACTTTTGAATAATCTCTTAGTTTCTTTGAATTTGGATCCTTCTTGTGATGATTGATAGAAAACCACGAGAGTACTAGTGACGAGATAGTATTTGTCACAATTTGCATTCTGAATCTCTTGATTGCCTTTACTTTTTATTCTTTAAGATTTAAAGCTTTGTTATGTAATCTTTTTTCCCTGTAACCATGTTTTGCATCTTGTAAATATTTCTGATATTTGTTTGTCTGATTCAGGCTTCACTTTACCTTGGTCATTACTGCGACTGTCTGCTGTTGGATGATGTAAGTTTTATGTTTCAAACACAcacactttctttttttttccttttgttgcTTGCTAGCAGTTTACAGCCATTGTTCCTCCTTTCTCTCTAGCATAAACACACACTCTTCTGGTAGTTTAGCTCGATACTACGTTGCTTGGTCTGACCAAGTTGGTCACATTTATCTTACATTTGTTTGTCTGTGGGATTGTGGTAGGTGGGCGATTGTATACATTGCGCAGATGAATCCTCTGATTGTCCCAATCCTAAGCGAAACAGAGTAAAATAGTCTACTCGGACTAAAACTAGAGAAAGCTATGCTCAATTCCGGATTGGCTACCTTCTTCTATTTGGATCCTTGTTGTGTATCTTCAATCTTTTAAACGGTTTGTAATTCTTTATCTTGGTGGTGTGAACAAATCGAAAAACTTGTTGTCTCTGtattattgaaaattttcctTGTATTCTCAGTCAGTTCCCAAAACAGCTGAGATACTCAGAACAATGTATTGTTTGATGAAATAATGTCTTTGACACGTCCTTGATCATTTAATTGTTTGGTTTCTGCTGCTATTTTCATTTCAAGTCTTCTATCATCATCAAGCATTGCAATTTCCACGCGAAACGGCGTCGTTAGAGTGATTCTTGAGAAAAAGGGACCACTCCATCTCTTCGAACCAACACTGAGATGTTCTCTTCatactaaaaccctaaaaaccTCATCTTTTTGCTATACGGTGACCAAAAATGGCGATTACGCCGTTGGCTCAGCTCAACGAGTTAACGAATAACGATCTCTTCCTCGTCCTCCTCATTTCTCGCGAATTCGATATCCAATTCGTTGCATAGCAGCTTCACGAGTACGAGAATCAGCGGCTTCACGAAACGAAGAAGCGATTCAAAGTCCAAGTCTTTGCGGCTGAGATGCTCCTTCTCTCCGATGGAGACCGCGAAGATTAAGGTCGTTGGTGTCGGCGGTGGCGGTAACAACGCCGTCAATCGCATGATTTCCAGCGGCTTGCAggtccctctctctctctctctcctctcgaagaaagaaacaaatcaaTTTCATCCTTTTTGCTTCGAAAGATCCCATTTTGATTCGTCCTGTTTGATGACAGAGTGTTGATTTCTATGCGATAAACACGGACTCTCAAGCTCTGCTTCAGTCTTCTGCACAAACCCCTCTTCAAATTGGAGAGCTTTTAACTCGTGGCCTTGGTTTAGTCTAGACTAAGCAACGTGTATCCTTTATATGTTAAAAGATGTGACCTTTTTGAGTGTTGACACTCTCTGTTAACTAACGCAGGTACTGGTGGGAACCCGCTTCTAGGAGAACAAGCTGCTGAAGAATCTAAAGATGCTATTGCTAATGCTCTCAAAGGATCTGACCTTGTTTTCATTACTGCTGGTATGGGTGGTGGCACTGGCTCTGGTGCTGCTCCTGTCGTTGCTCAGATTTCAAAGGAAGCTGGTTATTTGACTGTTGGTGTTGTTACCTATCCTTTTAGCTTCGAAGGTCGTAAAAGATCTTTgcaggtatatatatatgtcttgaCTCACCGTTTCTTGTTTTAAATGTCATGTTATGACTAATTGTGTTTTGACTCTCTAGGCGTTGGAAGCTATTGAGAAGCTGCAGAAGAACGTTGATACTCTTATTGTGATTCCAAATGATCGTCTGCTAGATATTGCTGATGAGCAGACACCTCTTCAGGACGCTTTTCTTCTTGCGGATGATGTTTTGCGTCAAGGAGTTCAAGGAATCTCTGATATTATTACTGTGAGTTCCTGTCTTTGTAAAGCTCTTACAAGTTGGTTTGATGAGAATGTTCACTGATTGTATCTGTTGTTCCTTTTTCAGATACCTGGACTGGTCAATGTAGATTTTGCGGATGTGAAGGCGGTTATGAAAGACTCTGGAACTGCAATGCTTGGGGTAGGTGTTTCCTGCGGCAAGAACCGAGCACAAGAAGCAGCTGAGCAAGCCACTTTGGCTCCATTGATTGGATCATCCATACAGTCAGCTACTGGTGTCGTCTACAACATCACCGGCGGAAAAGACATTACTTTGCAGGAAGTGAACCGAGTATCTCAGGTGCGGAAATCTTGATTCAGTTCAGTTTGGGATATTGTATTACACAATCCACAGGCTTGTCATGTGTTGGTGGGGGGTTGCTTTTGCAGGTGGTGACAAGTTTGGCAGACCCATCAGCCAACATCATATTTGGAGCTGTTGTGGATGATCGTTACACTGGAGAGATTCATGTAACGATAATCGCCACGGGCTTCTCACAGTCTTTCCAGAAGACTCTTCTGAGTGATCCAAGAGCAGCTAAACTCGTGGACAAAATGGGATCATCAGGTCAACAAGAGAACAAAGGAATGTCTCTGCCTCACCAGAGGCAGTCTCCTGCAAGTATCAACACCAAACCATCCTCTCCCCGTAGACTTTTCTTCTagcattttattttgtttgccTTTTTCGTTTTTAAGCAGATTCCTTTATCGAAAGTGTAATGATCTTCAGGCTCAAATATCATTTGCTTATGAGTTTGCTACAAATTGTCTCTAAATCAAAGCTAACCTATCAATCTCAATCTCATGTTAATGCATAACTTGCACGCAAATCATATATACAACCGCTATGCGCACAGACAAGATTAGTAAGCAGTTGTGCTCATCTATAAATGGAGCTATATGATCATATTAGATACACTAAACATAGTAtctaaacaataaacaaagcAATAATAGCCTATGCTTATACATGTGTCTAACATTAATGTAACCGAAGGCTTGGATCTCTACATCAACAGCATCCCCAAAAACTAGATCGAATCTTTGTTTTCTACTGTGGCTTTGTCATTAATAATCATATATGAGGCTCTAGGACCACTAGAAGGAATAGACAATTCACCATAGCTAGCAGGACAGTGCCGGTCCAAcattctcatttttttcttgatgCCCTAAgctcatttaaaattttatgcctttgttatttatataaaaaaaaaattatgctcTATATACAACTAAATTTTTTGCTTAAAATATGATGCCCTAAACGGTCGGTTACCTCGCTTATGCTCGAGACCGGCCCCAGGACGGCCTGAAGTGGACTCTCCTCCTTTAAGCGCTCATGTCAGCCACCTTTCAAGTAGCATACTTATTACCAGCGCGTAAACTCATCACCACTGACATAACTTCTCAAGGTACTCACCAGGTTTCAGTTGAGATTTATCAGGACTCGGGCCAAATCTCTAAAGAAAATGTATGCAGTTTTGGCGGTGTTCCTGCCACAGTCTCAACAAGATACTTTCTGATATTCCATGGCAAACAACATTAACAAAACATACACATACGCATTCTACTACACAATTCTACTCACAAACATCTTTTTGTCTTCTCTCAGGTGTTTCACAGAACCCTCTCTCAGCCTAAAACAACTCACAAACAGAAAGAAAGCTACAGATATATTCCTTTCTCATCTTCACGGTGAAGCTGAAACTTGATCTGCAGCACCAGAAACCGGAGACGAAGCAGCAGCTTCCTCTTTCGAAATGGCAACATAGTTCGCAGGAGCAGCCGGCTTATTGAGACTCTCCCTTCTCCCTCCTTCTTTCGCAACAGACCTGCTTCCATTCTGGTTTGCATTCAAAGATAAACGCCGGTTGGCTCCTCCGTTGTTAGCTCGTGTCCCCACAGGTTTCTTAGCACTGACTGGTCTTGCTGCAGTGCTTGGCCTTGTGCTAAACGCAGAGTCTTGCTCTACGTGTGGCTGTTCTTGAACCTTCTTTTGCTCCCTCAGCCTCCGTTTCTCATCTTCTCGTTCTTGCCTGAGCATACCGTACTCATCCAACATAGCTAGCAGAGGAACACCATCGTATGCAAAGGACATGCTGTGTTCCTCTTCCCAAGCTCGGATCTTGGCGACCAATGTGTCAACCATGGCTTTTCCACAACAAACAAGAAAGATTCCAATTAAGATATGAATATCAATCAGAGAGAATGTTTAACTTTGAGTTCTTCTTCTAGACATACTAGGAATCTTGCTAACCAGAATCCTGGCTTTCTCAGCTCTCTTGAGATTCAAATGAGCTCCTCTGCTTGAACTGTACCTGTTGTGATCCTGTTCTCACAAATCAAAAACCATGGAAAGAAAAAACTCAAGATCCAATTTAATGTTATTGTCTTATGTCAGGTAGTTTGGGCCGGGTAGTGGTAGTTCGGTTCGACCAAAATCTCGCCGAACTGAACCGGAAAAACTTCGGTTCGATATTCCGATAGttcaactttctttttttttttaccaaaactaACCGAAGTTTTTTGTTTCGATTATCTGTTAGGTTGAAAATTTGGTTGAAAATTCGGGTATTTTGGTTAATTTCGgttaattttagttaaatttagttactttggtttaaaattttgagtTACTTAGGTTCAAAATTTGTTAgcaaattttgtttattttgtttatttatttttattttttttaaagggcaattgtcaataatagcacctttgaagtttatgtctcaaaaatagcactagaaggagaaagtcacaaaaatgacattcattaaaaggtaaaatatccctaatacccttggtttaaaattaaataaacaaacaaaaataaaaaaaataaaaaaaaatgaaaaaaagaaattttgtttatagtttcagattatatgttttcagatccgaaatttttattatttttttttgaaattttttttttatttttttttttcaaattttctttttataatttaaaaatactttttgaaactgttttttaaaatttttattgtttattttagtatttagtatttattttttataaaattttaaaccctaattccaaaaccccaccccttaactctaaatcctaatgtttggattaattaacccaaggggtataagtgtatatttacttctttaatgaaacctatttttgtgactttgagtcttgagtgctactttgggaacaaaaacttggtttagtgctattttagtcttttctcttttttaaatcTTGAAAGACTTAACTAACGATTAACcgaaaatcaaagtttttttataaacctGCTAAATCGAACCGAACTTCtcaccgaactaaccaaaatttttgttcggtttggtttaaaaTCCCAGGCCTACTAGTCTAATGATTCATCACAATGTGTgactgagaaagaaaaaaaaagcaaagcaTTACCCGGTTGTAGTCTTCTAACCAGCTCTCTTCCTCACACGCAGACATCCATTTCTCAACTCTGTCCAATACATCCTTCCTACTAACCGCTTCTTCTCTAGCCTTAGCTATCTGACTATCCATATCCGCCAACAACTCAGTATGCTCCACGTTCCCAGCATCAATCAGCGACATGATCCTCTCGCGAGCCGACTCAGGGTTTATCTCCACGTGCGCACGAGCGTATATCTCCTCTAGCTCTGACTGTTTCTTGAATGCAATCTCCTTCATTCTGCTGGCTTTCAGCTGGTCAAGCCTGTCCACTTCCACCTCAGCCTGGTTGATCAGATCACGTGCGAGAGCGCCTGGCGAAGTGACGTCATCTACTGAAGATGAAATGTTGCACGTGACGTGGTTGAAAAGATCCCTTTCTTCATCAGGAGTGTCCATCAGGTTCCAAAGATCAACCAGCTGAGTGGCAAGCTCTTGAAGCTTTCGAAGTCTTTGCTTCTTGTCATCTTCAAGAGTCAGAACGGTTTTAGACAACATTGAGAGAGTGTCGTTGCTAATGCTCTTGGCTTGGACAGCTGTTTCTTCATCTAAGCTGGGGTGAACTTGTGTCACGGTGGTTAAGAAGTCCAAAGCGAGAACGGCGCATAGATCATGGACAGTGCTCACAAACTCGAGCACTTTGTGAAGCCTGTCGCTCTTCTCTTTCTGAAGCTCTTGGAGTTGGCTGTGGAAAGAGTCTAGTTTCTTGAGAGACAAGTCAGATTCGTCGACTATAGGAGGAAGCTGGTTGTTACTCAAACCACCAGCAATCTCTCCGGAGATCTTCTGGATTTGTGATTGCACATCGGAGAAGGCTCTGACTCTCTCTTCTTTCTGTTGCCAGAGTTGTTCGAGAGCTGGTGCTATAGCAGCAAGCTGTTCTTTAATCGTTCCAGAAGACTTATCTGGCTGCAATAGAAGATATAACTCAATTACATATTCAACTTCTAAACTTGGgacaagaaagaaagagacTTACAATGCCATTAGCAAAGGTTTTTTCTCCAAGAGAGGTAGTGAGGCTGGAGAGTTCAGCGTTAGCATCAGACAAGGTCTGAAGAAGCTCGGCGCGGGACTTGGCAGCTTGTTCAACTTTACGCTTGTAAACATCGAGACACTCTTGCTCTATCTGAAGAAGCATCTTGTCTCGTTGCTCATCGCTCTCACCAACTTCATCCCATATTTCctgtttttaaaacaataatgttGTTCATGCCATAACAAGAATTGAGTAAAAGCCATGCAACAACTTGGGTAGGAGATGGTTGAGAGAGAGATTTTGACCTGCAACTTTTGGAGTAAAGTACCACAAGTAATCTCCCCGAGATGAGGACTTTGAGCATCTGTGATCGCCATTGTCAAGAACTCAGAAGGTTTCCTGCAgaacagaaaagaaaaacaaatgccAGTTAGAGACTAGAAGAACTAAACTAAGAGCTAAATGGTACACAGAACTTCACAGTGATTAACGGacatttctaaaaatatattagattttttactaAATAATATAGCAGAGCAAGCTCGGAGCAAAACAATCAAACAGCATTGGATGATGAAACCAAAgcaatcaaaacaaaaacatcaaactGATCAAACCTAATAATAGTACAAGAAAAGGGGTGTTCTTGTAGATCTGAAGCTGTGTGACGACAATATAAACTCAAAATACTATTGAGAGAAAATCTTTGAGCAAATGATGATGGAGGAAATCTATCTAcggatggatggaatggagagGTGCAAGAGACGGAGTGGTGCTGTTGGGACCCACACTTCTTTGTATTGTTT comes from Brassica rapa cultivar Chiifu-401-42 chromosome A02, CAAS_Brap_v3.01, whole genome shotgun sequence and encodes:
- the LOC103851892 gene encoding 65-kDa microtubule-associated protein 1; translated protein: MAITDAQSPHLGEITCGTLLQKLQEIWDEVGESDEQRDKMLLQIEQECLDVYKRKVEQAAKSRAELLQTLSDANAELSSLTTSLGEKTFANGIPDKSSGTIKEQLAAIAPALEQLWQQKEERVRAFSDVQSQIQKISGEIAGGLSNNQLPPIVDESDLSLKKLDSFHSQLQELQKEKSDRLHKVLEFVSTVHDLCAVLALDFLTTVTQVHPSLDEETAVQAKSISNDTLSMLSKTVLTLEDDKKQRLRKLQELATQLVDLWNLMDTPDEERDLFNHVTCNISSSVDDVTSPGALARDLINQAEVEVDRLDQLKASRMKEIAFKKQSELEEIYARAHVEINPESARERIMSLIDAGNVEHTELLADMDSQIAKAREEAVSRKDVLDRVEKWMSACEEESWLEDYNRDHNRYSSSRGAHLNLKRAEKARILVSKIPTMVDTLVAKIRAWEEEHSMSFAYDGVPLLAMLDEYGMLRQEREDEKRRLREQKKVQEQPHVEQDSAFSTRPSTAARPVSAKKPVGTRANNGGANRRLSLNANQNGSRSVAKEGGRRESLNKPAAPANYVAISKEEAAASSPVSGAADQVSASP